The following proteins come from a genomic window of Rissa tridactyla isolate bRisTri1 chromosome 11, bRisTri1.patW.cur.20221130, whole genome shotgun sequence:
- the FAXDC2 gene encoding fatty acid hydroxylase domain-containing protein 2 has product MKRDSGSSAMAEQQKQEGKLWRAMKITAYVLGTGLLMFTALVNAFSWYAQNTWDILGRFCQTRWLEFYYLFEGDEWTIFLLGAGLVPSLAFWCFNGVLMVADVTGKPAFITRYRIQLGKNDPVDTKKLRQAIYVALFNQFFISLPMLVPMFSVMKWWGNTFSKELPTFRWFLVELTIFTLIEEILFYYTHRLVHLPLLYKHIHKKHHEWTAPIGVVSIYAHPVEHMLSNTLPVLTGPMIMGSHIVSITAWLSLALVITSISHCGYHLPFLPSPEFHDFHHLKFNQCYGVLGVLDYLHGTDTAFRKTKAYERHRVLLSFTPLSESIPEVPKKAE; this is encoded by the exons ATGAAAAGAGACTCTGGAAGTTCCGCCATGgctgagcagcagaagcag GAAGGGAAGCTCTGGCGTGCCATGAAGATCACTGCCTACGTCCTCGGTACAGGCCTGCTCATGTTCACCGCCTTAGTGAACGCTTTTTCTTG GTACGCGCAGAATACGTGGGACATCTTGGGCCGTTTCTGTCAAACGAGATGGCTAGAGTTCTACTACCTGTTCGAGGGAGATGAGTGGACAATATTCCTCCTTG GGGCTGGATTGGTGCCTAGCCTTGCTTTCTGGTGCTTCAATGGAGTCCTTATGGTGGCTGATGTAACAGGAAAGCCAGCTTTTATTACTCGCTATCGCATTCAGCTGGGCAAGAATGATCCT GTGGACACAAAGAAACTGCGCCAAGCCATCTACGTAGCGCTGTTCAATCAGTTCTTCATCTCCTTGCCCATGCTTGTGCCCATGTTCTCCGTTATGAAATGGTGGGGCAACACCTTCAGCAAGGAATTACCCACCTTCCGCTGGTTTCTTGTGGAGCTAACCATCTTCACCTTAATAGAGGAAATTCTCTTTTATTATACACACAG GCTCGTTCACCTCCCGCTCCTGTATAAGCACATTCACAAGAAGCACCACGAATGGACAGCCCCCATTGGTGTGGTCTCCATTTACGCTCACCCAGTAGAGCACATG CTCTCCAACACGCTACCTGTCTTGACCGGCCCGATGATCATGGGGTCTCATATCGTTTCAATCACAGCGTGGTTGTCCCTTGCTCTCGTAATCACAAGCATTTCGCACTGCGGCTACCACCTGCCCTTCCTCCCGTCGCCGGAGTTCCACGACTTCCACCACCTCAA GTTCAATCAGTGCTACGGAGTGCTGGGAGTGCTGGATTATCTGCACGGAACGGATACAGCGTTCAGAAAGACCAAAGCCTACGAGAGacacagggtcctcctcagcttCACGCCGCTCTCCGAGAGCATCCCCGAGGTGCCCAAGAAGGCGGAGTGA
- the CNOT8 gene encoding CCR4-NOT transcription complex subunit 8 encodes MPAALAENSQVICEVWANNLEEEMRKIREIVLSYSYIAMDTEFPGVVVRPIGEFRSSIDYQYQLLRCNVDLLKIIQLGLTFTNEKGEYPSGINTWQFNFKFNLTEDMYSQDSIDLLASSGLQFQKHEEEGIDTLHFAELLMTSGVVLSDSVKWLSFHSGYDFGYMVKLLTDSRLPEEEHEFFHILNLFFPSIYDVKYLMKSCKNLKGGLQEVADQLDLQRIGRQHQAGSDSLLTGMAFFRMKELFFEDTIDDAKYCGRLYGLGTGVAQKQNEDVDSAQEKMSILAIINNMQP; translated from the exons ATGCCAGCAGCCCTTGCAGAGAACAGCCAGGTGATCTGTGAAGTATGGGCGAACAATCTGGAGGAAGAGATGAGGAAAATTCGAGAGATTGTTCTAAGTTACAGCTACATTGCGATG GACACAGAGTTTCCTGGAGTTGTTGTAAGGCCAATTGGTGAATTCCGCAGTTCCATAGACTATCAATATCAGCTCCTTCGGTGTAACGTTGACCTTCTGAAAATTATCCAGCTGGGCCTGACTTTCACAAATGAGAAAGGAGAATATCCTTCCGGCATCAACACCTGGCAGTTTAACTTCAAATTCAACCTTAC ggAGGACATGTACTCTCAGGATTCCATAGACCTCCTCGCCAGCTCTGGGCTGCAGTTCCAGAAGCATGAAGAAGAAGGGATCGATACCCTGCATTTTGCCGAGTTGCTTATGACATCTGGGGTCGTCCTTAGTGACAGTGTGAAATGGCTCTCCTTCCACAG tggttATGACTTTGGCTACATGGTGAAGCTGCTGACAGATTCCAGGTTACCAGAGGAGGAACATGAATTTTTCCATATCTTGAACCTTTTCTTCCCATCTATCTATGATGTAAAATACTTAATGAAGAGCTGCAAAAACCTCAAG GGTGGCCTTCAAGAAGTGGCAGATCAGCTGGATTTGCAGCGAATTGGACGACAACACCAGGCAGGATCGGACTCTCTTCTCACGGGAATGGCATTCTTCAGAATGAAAGAG ttGTTTTTTGAGGATACAATTGATGACGCAAAGTATTGTGGGCGGTTGTATGGCCTTGGCACAGGAGTGgctcagaaacaaaatgaagatgtGGACTCGGCCCAGGAGAAAATGAGCATTTTGGCTATTATCAACAACATGCAGCCATGA